A genomic region of Janthinobacterium lividum contains the following coding sequences:
- a CDS encoding bifunctional helix-turn-helix transcriptional regulator/GNAT family N-acetyltransferase codes for MHTDQLGERTEIVRRFNRFYTRQIGVLHEHLLDSAFSLTEVRILYELAHREQLTSADLCRELGLNAGYLSRVIAGFEKQGLIAKTRSPTDARATQLQLTEQGQRTLAPLVHASRREVATMLERLPPTAQQELVAAMEQIQGLLGEPSPSYLLRNPQPGDMGWIIHRQAVLYAQEYGWNNEYEALVADILAKFVREFNPARERCWIAEKDGKVIGSVFIVRQDDTTAKLRLLYVDPCARGLGIGSRLVDECLRFSRQVGYTKMVLWTNSILTGARRIYDKAGFQLVEEETHHSFGKDLVGQVLARDL; via the coding sequence TGGCGTGCTGCATGAACACCTGCTGGACAGCGCATTCTCTCTGACGGAAGTGCGCATCCTGTATGAACTGGCGCATCGGGAGCAATTGACCAGTGCGGACCTGTGCCGCGAGCTGGGCCTGAACGCGGGCTACCTGAGCCGTGTCATTGCCGGATTCGAAAAGCAGGGGCTAATCGCCAAGACGCGCTCGCCGACGGATGCGCGCGCGACGCAATTGCAGCTGACCGAACAGGGACAGCGCACTCTCGCGCCCCTGGTCCACGCGTCGCGGCGCGAAGTGGCGACCATGCTGGAACGCTTGCCGCCGACGGCGCAGCAGGAGCTGGTCGCTGCCATGGAGCAAATCCAGGGTTTGCTGGGGGAACCATCGCCCAGCTATCTCCTGCGCAATCCGCAGCCGGGCGACATGGGCTGGATCATCCACCGGCAAGCCGTGCTGTATGCGCAGGAATATGGCTGGAACAACGAGTACGAGGCACTCGTTGCCGACATCCTCGCCAAATTCGTGCGGGAATTCAACCCGGCCCGTGAGCGTTGCTGGATAGCCGAGAAGGACGGCAAGGTGATTGGTTCCGTCTTCATCGTGCGCCAGGACGACACGACGGCCAAGCTGCGCCTGCTGTATGTCGATCCCTGCGCACGCGGCTTGGGCATCGGCAGCCGCCTGGTCGATGAATGCCTGCGCTTCAGCCGCCAGGTGGGCTACACGAAAATGGTGTTGTGGACCAACAGCATCCTCACCGGCGCACGCCGCATCTACGACAAGGCCGGCTTCCAGCTGGTCGAGGAAGAGACGCATCACAGCTTTGGCAAGGACTTGGTCGGCCAGGTGCTGGCGCGTGACCTGTAA
- a CDS encoding toxin-antitoxin system YwqK family antitoxin — protein MRQTFWISTMAALLALGTLAPVQAAVRFYEGKPMATASVVERRDGGVVLAFLRENGEVNGYYCQCNGDSEKRMNLDKYGKASIAAVFQLDLDSEGETTFVLSRSSDKLFGLHAYRYERSGGRMFKVATLQPTLDAIVRGAKTMDEARVRAALARLQLIDYSIAYAPTAVAEFDAIEHGHGTLVGYFNIDGELLPGKPTDAPAFAYKKTFQEKEGHFLTVTYLLGKGWEGGRAPSYHVKWITWETQPQRFAASQDGLLIEYDVNCCTGNVYARGRYAQGKRTGQWHYEEPLTIRSVGAFVDDKAEGPWTYESGEETTTGMMQRGQRTGRWEVSPGVDEWRDEGKGNYEGFDTYVKDRLDGPSERRIGTLVHWQGNYVNGKKQGQWIEPGGGGLYVDDIKQGPWKKATPDGGWQVLTMRDGEPEGKLEQYAAGGQLELVEHYRFGELDGPMESFYPDGKRRYQGAFASGKRDGAETLFYPDGEVPQFHRNWHKGVLHGVNIENFQNGKPKRIGAYNMGMKTGRFQYFRDDGQLIEETMY, from the coding sequence ATGCGGCAAACATTTTGGATCAGCACGATGGCGGCGCTGCTGGCGCTGGGCACCTTGGCGCCGGTGCAGGCGGCAGTCCGGTTCTACGAGGGTAAACCGATGGCCACCGCCAGCGTTGTCGAGCGCCGCGATGGCGGCGTGGTGCTGGCCTTCCTGCGGGAAAATGGCGAAGTCAACGGCTACTATTGCCAGTGCAACGGGGATAGCGAGAAGCGCATGAACCTGGACAAGTATGGCAAGGCCAGCATCGCGGCCGTGTTCCAGCTTGACCTCGACAGCGAAGGCGAAACCACGTTCGTGCTTAGCCGCAGCAGCGATAAGCTCTTTGGCTTGCATGCCTACCGCTATGAGCGCAGCGGCGGCAGGATGTTCAAGGTGGCCACCCTGCAGCCGACCCTGGATGCCATCGTGCGCGGCGCGAAAACCATGGACGAGGCGCGGGTGCGCGCCGCGCTGGCCCGCTTGCAGCTGATCGACTACAGCATCGCGTACGCACCCACGGCCGTGGCCGAGTTCGACGCCATCGAGCATGGCCACGGCACCCTGGTCGGCTATTTCAATATCGATGGCGAGTTATTGCCCGGCAAGCCGACGGACGCCCCGGCGTTTGCCTATAAAAAAACTTTCCAGGAAAAAGAGGGCCATTTCCTCACGGTGACCTATCTGCTGGGCAAGGGCTGGGAAGGCGGGCGCGCGCCCAGCTATCACGTCAAATGGATCACCTGGGAAACGCAGCCGCAGCGCTTTGCCGCCAGCCAGGATGGGCTGCTCATCGAGTACGACGTGAATTGCTGCACGGGCAACGTGTATGCCCGTGGCCGGTATGCGCAAGGCAAGCGCACTGGGCAGTGGCACTATGAAGAGCCGCTCACCATCCGCTCGGTTGGCGCGTTTGTCGACGACAAGGCCGAAGGGCCGTGGACGTATGAAAGCGGCGAGGAAACGACAACGGGCATGATGCAACGGGGCCAGCGCACGGGCCGCTGGGAAGTGAGCCCGGGCGTGGACGAATGGCGCGACGAGGGCAAGGGCAATTACGAGGGTTTCGATACCTACGTCAAAGACAGGCTGGACGGCCCCAGCGAGCGCCGTATCGGTACGCTGGTGCACTGGCAGGGCAACTATGTGAATGGCAAGAAGCAGGGCCAGTGGATCGAGCCGGGCGGTGGCGGCCTGTATGTCGATGACATCAAGCAGGGGCCGTGGAAGAAGGCGACGCCGGATGGCGGCTGGCAAGTGCTGACCATGCGCGATGGCGAACCGGAAGGCAAGCTGGAACAATATGCGGCCGGTGGCCAGCTGGAACTGGTCGAACATTACCGCTTTGGCGAGCTCGACGGCCCGATGGAGAGTTTTTATCCGGATGGCAAGCGGCGTTACCAAGGCGCGTTTGCCAGCGGCAAGCGCGATGGGGCGGAAACCCTGTTTTATCCCGATGGCGAAGTGCCGCAATTTCACCGCAACTGGCACAAGGGCGTGCTGCATGGCGTCAATATCGAGAATTTCCAGAACGGTAAACCAAAGCGGATAGGCGCCTACAACATGGGCATGAAAACGGGCCGGTTCCAGTATTTCCGCGACGATGGCCAGCTCATCGAAGAAACCATGTATTAA
- a CDS encoding AraC family transcriptional regulator has product MDCTSPAFQELLPVTARAMALAVDYAHGHVISVHRHTHAQLLYAIEGVMTIEAQGGRWVVPPTRGVWLQPGIAHQVRMSGAVKMRTVFIDCASSPLLPRHSCVLDISPLLRQLIVAAVDIAPDFTEGSRDWHLLQLLLHELDSLPVLPLYLPLPFDARLRGICARLMAQPGEQQTVAHWAQELAITERSLHRLFQKQTGMRFGQWRQQARLLRALEQLAHGSKVIDVAMDNGYTSQSAFTAMFKKHFGTTPSAFYQAKVIAA; this is encoded by the coding sequence ATGGATTGCACCTCCCCCGCCTTTCAGGAATTGCTGCCCGTCACGGCGCGCGCCATGGCGCTGGCCGTCGACTATGCGCATGGCCACGTGATTTCCGTGCACCGCCACACGCATGCACAATTGCTGTATGCCATCGAGGGCGTGATGACCATCGAGGCCCAAGGCGGGCGCTGGGTGGTGCCGCCCACGCGCGGCGTATGGCTGCAGCCCGGCATCGCGCACCAGGTACGCATGAGCGGCGCGGTGAAAATGCGCACCGTCTTCATCGACTGCGCCAGCTCACCGCTGCTGCCGCGCCACAGCTGCGTGCTCGACATCAGCCCCCTGTTGCGGCAATTGATCGTGGCGGCCGTCGACATCGCGCCCGATTTCACGGAAGGCAGCCGCGACTGGCATCTGTTGCAATTGCTGTTGCACGAGCTCGACAGCCTGCCCGTGCTGCCTTTGTATCTGCCGCTGCCTTTTGACGCGCGCCTGCGCGGCATTTGCGCGCGGCTGATGGCGCAGCCGGGCGAACAGCAGACGGTGGCGCACTGGGCGCAGGAACTGGCGATCACCGAGCGCAGCCTGCACCGCTTGTTCCAGAAACAGACGGGCATGCGCTTTGGCCAGTGGCGCCAGCAGGCGCGATTGCTGCGGGCGCTGGAACAATTGGCGCACGGCAGCAAGGTCATCGACGTGGCCATGGACAATGGCTACACGAGCCAGAGTGCGTTCACGGCCATGTTCAAGAAGCATTTCGGCACCACGCCCAGCGCGTTTTACCAGGCAAAAGTCATCGCTGCGTAA
- a CDS encoding GGDEF domain-containing protein, with translation MFTSRSLSPAFYYLFFSGEREQQQRFFKELHFISIAILTFGLACWLVTFSLTLSRASLDHAQAALGVTGMVVGLLLTVYAKSLQAIIASGTISVLFIAFSFRVLMLGTDDPAFWVLPLGVMITLTTAPIFSGIAYYLGVSLCVWAILGLGQFPVHAGQADQHWPVLAVTISVIIGLALNIYFLVLRIHNYRSQRELATMAYKDGLTGLNNRRMFTQSARTLQRTARTPAYFLMIDIDDFKQINDVYGHDVGDEVLKKIAEVIGGLAGEHLCGRLGGEEFAVIYLGEKNAACAFAAQLVDAVEAAFVPERKVSVSIGIAELIKEADLSHSYRRADESLYQAKKNGKNRYVLNAA, from the coding sequence ATGTTCACTTCGCGCAGCCTGTCTCCTGCCTTCTATTACCTGTTCTTTTCAGGAGAACGGGAGCAGCAGCAGCGCTTTTTCAAGGAACTGCATTTCATTTCGATAGCCATCCTGACGTTTGGCCTGGCTTGCTGGCTGGTCACGTTCAGCCTGACCTTGTCGCGCGCTTCGCTCGATCATGCGCAAGCGGCGCTGGGCGTGACGGGCATGGTAGTCGGGCTGCTGCTGACCGTGTATGCGAAGTCGCTGCAAGCCATCATCGCCAGCGGCACGATCAGCGTGCTGTTCATCGCTTTCAGCTTTCGCGTGCTGATGCTGGGGACGGACGATCCCGCTTTCTGGGTATTGCCGCTGGGCGTGATGATCACCCTGACGACGGCGCCCATCTTCAGCGGCATCGCGTACTACCTGGGCGTATCACTGTGCGTGTGGGCCATCCTTGGGCTGGGGCAGTTTCCCGTGCATGCGGGCCAGGCTGACCAGCATTGGCCCGTGCTGGCCGTCACCATCAGCGTGATCATCGGCCTGGCGCTGAACATCTATTTTCTCGTCTTGCGCATCCATAACTACCGTTCCCAGCGCGAACTGGCGACCATGGCCTACAAGGATGGCTTGACCGGACTCAACAACCGGCGCATGTTCACGCAAAGCGCCCGCACCTTGCAGCGCACGGCGCGCACACCCGCGTATTTCCTGATGATCGACATCGACGACTTCAAGCAGATCAACGATGTGTATGGCCATGACGTGGGCGACGAGGTGCTGAAAAAGATCGCCGAGGTCATCGGCGGGCTAGCGGGTGAGCACCTGTGCGGCCGGCTGGGCGGCGAGGAGTTTGCCGTCATTTACCTGGGTGAAAAGAACGCGGCCTGCGCCTTTGCCGCGCAACTGGTCGATGCCGTCGAAGCGGCCTTTGTACCGGAACGCAAGGTGTCCGTCAGCATCGGCATCGCGGAACTGATCAAGGAAGCGGACTTGTCGCACAGCTACCGGCGCGCCGATGAATCCTTGTACCAGGCCAAGAAAAACGGCAAGAACCGCTACGTGCTCAACGCCGCCTGA
- a CDS encoding AI-2E family transporter: MFGFNLRVAKMVWTAFLVAFLLFITYKVSSTLIVVVFAVFFSYLVYPLIGLLERYGPKRLPRTASIGIVFLVVILLVAVLGSIFGARIEEEAIKLSDQLPTLLKGNNFAERIPLPEFMEPLRARLLSFMQTQLSSGTGQAMPLAKELGLTVMHAASNLIYLVLVPVLSFLLIKEGPDMRDGLLSLLNRPNKKLWGAIIDDLDILLSRYVRALLLLSIATFVSYSIAFSLMGVPYSLLLAGAAALLEFIPFAGPLAAAVIAVVVAGFSGFEHVFWLIGFIAAYRLFQDYVVNPYLMSEGVEVSPLMVIVGLLAGDQLGGVVGIFLSVPVMAAIKIVFVRARAALQARHDAHEKAEQAAEEARAQALAEAARLQEQGSKVALEAQ; encoded by the coding sequence ATGTTCGGTTTTAACTTGCGCGTCGCCAAGATGGTGTGGACGGCTTTTCTCGTCGCTTTTTTGTTATTCATCACGTACAAGGTGTCGTCGACCCTGATCGTGGTGGTGTTCGCGGTGTTCTTCAGCTACCTCGTGTATCCGCTGATCGGGCTGCTGGAGCGGTATGGGCCGAAGCGCCTGCCGCGCACGGCCAGTATCGGCATCGTCTTCCTGGTGGTGATCTTGCTGGTGGCGGTGCTGGGGTCGATCTTCGGGGCGCGGATCGAGGAAGAGGCGATCAAGCTCAGCGATCAATTGCCGACCTTACTCAAGGGGAATAATTTTGCCGAGCGCATTCCTTTGCCGGAATTCATGGAACCGTTGCGCGCGCGCCTGCTGTCGTTCATGCAGACACAGCTGAGCAGCGGGACGGGACAAGCCATGCCGCTGGCGAAAGAACTGGGCTTGACCGTCATGCATGCGGCCAGCAACCTGATCTATCTGGTGCTGGTGCCCGTGCTGAGCTTTTTGCTGATCAAGGAAGGGCCGGACATGCGCGACGGCTTGCTGTCCCTGCTGAACCGCCCGAACAAGAAACTCTGGGGCGCCATCATCGATGACCTCGACATCTTGCTGTCGCGCTATGTGCGCGCCCTGCTGCTGTTGTCGATCGCCACTTTTGTGTCCTACAGCATCGCCTTTTCCCTGATGGGCGTGCCGTACAGCCTGCTGCTGGCCGGCGCGGCCGCCTTGCTGGAATTCATCCCATTTGCCGGCCCGCTGGCGGCGGCCGTCATCGCCGTGGTCGTGGCCGGTTTCAGCGGCTTCGAGCACGTGTTCTGGCTGATCGGCTTTATTGCCGCCTACCGTTTGTTCCAGGATTACGTGGTCAACCCATACTTGATGAGCGAAGGCGTGGAAGTAAGCCCGCTGATGGTGATCGTCGGCTTGCTGGCCGGCGACCAGTTGGGTGGCGTGGTCGGCATCTTCCTGTCCGTGCCCGTGATGGCGGCCATCAAGATCGTCTTCGTGCGTGCCAGGGCGGCCTTGCAGGCGCGCCATGATGCGCATGAGAAAGCGGAACAGGCGGCGGAAGAAGCGCGCGCCCAGGCCCTGGCCGAGGCGGCGCGCTTGCAGGAACAGGGCAGCAAAGTTGCCCTGGAAGCGCAGTAA
- a CDS encoding DMT family transporter, which translates to MPVRAYLYPFLAMLLWAGNVVVSKLAASSIAPTAITFYRLVLVLLVMTPFIARPLWRNRAAIRRQWWQLALCGVMSMALFQSLSYRAAESTTATNMAIVTALAPLMTALLSVLLLGERLTVGMAAGGVLSFGGLLYLVGRGDVLALLHQGVHAGDALMLLACLSFALYGVLLRRWRLSIPAWQAIYCQALAALACMLPLFLLLPAGSARLDATTLPLIGYAGIGSSIVLSYLWIEGVKLLGPNRCSIYVNLLPLLTALLAIVWLHDSMHVYHLVGGGISLLGVLLAQTVQRPLWRQRPGVSGLA; encoded by the coding sequence ATGCCTGTGCGCGCCTATCTGTATCCATTTCTGGCCATGCTGCTGTGGGCCGGCAACGTCGTCGTCTCGAAGCTGGCCGCGTCCAGCATCGCCCCCACCGCCATCACTTTTTACCGCCTGGTGCTGGTCTTGCTGGTGATGACGCCGTTTATCGCCCGCCCCCTGTGGCGCAACCGCGCCGCCATCCGCCGCCAGTGGTGGCAGCTGGCCCTGTGCGGCGTGATGTCGATGGCGCTGTTCCAGAGCCTGTCCTACCGCGCCGCCGAATCGACGACGGCGACGAATATGGCCATCGTCACGGCGCTGGCGCCGCTGATGACGGCCTTGCTCAGCGTGCTGCTGCTGGGCGAGCGATTGACAGTCGGCATGGCGGCCGGCGGCGTGCTGTCGTTTGGCGGCTTGCTGTACCTGGTGGGGCGCGGCGACGTGCTGGCCTTGCTGCATCAAGGCGTGCATGCGGGCGATGCGCTGATGCTGCTGGCTTGCCTGAGTTTTGCCCTGTATGGCGTGCTGCTGCGCCGTTGGCGTTTATCCATTCCCGCCTGGCAAGCCATTTATTGCCAGGCCTTGGCAGCCCTGGCGTGCATGCTGCCGCTGTTCCTGCTGCTGCCGGCCGGCAGCGCCAGGCTGGACGCTACGACCTTGCCGCTGATCGGCTATGCCGGCATCGGCTCGTCCATCGTGCTGTCCTACCTGTGGATTGAAGGGGTAAAACTGCTGGGACCGAACCGCTGCAGCATTTACGTCAACCTGCTGCCCCTGCTGACGGCCTTGCTGGCCATCGTCTGGCTGCACGATAGCATGCATGTGTACCACCTGGTCGGCGGCGGCATTTCGCTGCTGGGCGTGCTGCTGGCGCAGACGGTGCAGCGGCCCCTGTGGCGCCAGCGTCCTGGCGTGTCCGGTCTTGCCTGA
- a CDS encoding MarC family protein, producing MTQNFFQTFILLLLVTDPFGNVSLFVNALKRVPIERRWKVVVRECLIAFGILLLFMFFGRHFLNALQLSEVALRIGGGVILFLIAMRMVFPQPNAGNSDHEMGGEPFIVPLAIPALAGPSALATVLLFSSHEMNEVIAHVAGLTAVAVVWLAVFLCAERLQRALGPRVMTAFERLMGLILTAMAIEMLLAGIRAFLKSV from the coding sequence ATGACACAGAATTTTTTCCAGACATTTATCCTGCTCCTGCTCGTGACCGATCCGTTCGGCAACGTTTCCCTGTTCGTCAATGCCCTGAAACGGGTGCCCATCGAGCGGCGCTGGAAAGTCGTGGTGCGCGAATGCCTGATCGCCTTCGGCATCTTGCTGCTGTTTATGTTCTTCGGCCGCCATTTCCTGAACGCCTTGCAATTGTCGGAAGTGGCGCTGCGCATCGGCGGCGGCGTGATCCTGTTCCTGATCGCCATGCGCATGGTCTTTCCGCAGCCCAACGCCGGCAATAGCGACCACGAGATGGGCGGCGAACCGTTCATCGTGCCGCTGGCCATCCCCGCGCTGGCCGGCCCGTCGGCGCTGGCCACCGTGCTGCTGTTTTCCTCGCATGAAATGAACGAAGTCATTGCCCACGTGGCGGGGCTGACGGCCGTGGCCGTCGTCTGGCTGGCCGTCTTCCTGTGCGCCGAACGCTTGCAGCGGGCCCTGGGTCCAAGAGTCATGACGGCGTTTGAACGCCTGATGGGCTTGATACTGACGGCGATGGCCATTGAAATGCTGCTGGCCGGCATACGCGCGTTTTTGAAATCCGTCTGA
- a CDS encoding methyl-accepting chemotaxis protein, translated as MLSNITIKMRLIATMSVLGLLIAVLGVMSIISLKSANHNLNEVYSNQLVSTQAIGESQILLGRARFTMDRVMVHPDAADAKDILARAEQFMEASNKSWKVYLALPQSTDEKRLSDDMDKKRSDYMSNGLLVMSKALREGNVAQADGLMMTGLTPLYRTLDQAAETLTQYQATSAAAMYATSQSSYRTQVAMATGGMIVGALLTIISSILLLRAIFGPLDQALRHFGAISDGNLANDIVITRNDEMGALLTGLQKMQERLSNTVRGVRDGSGAIATASNEIASGNLDLSSRTEQQASSLEETASSLEELTSTVKQNSDNARQANQLAVSASDVAVKGGALVAQVVDTMGTISESSKKIADIIGVIDGIAFQTNILALNAAVEAARAGEQGRGFAVVATEVRNLAHRSASAAKDIKMLIEASVQNVGAGSELVSQTGTTMDEIVASIRRVTDIMGEISAAGREQELGIGQINQAVAEMDTVTQQNAALVEEAAAASESMQEQAAALAEMVSIFKLDAAHSGPAAAKPALRKPVVAAASTVLKRPALRLAPARAAAAPVAAAKPRPAKPAADNSGEWEEF; from the coding sequence ATGCTGTCGAACATAACAATAAAAATGCGCCTGATTGCCACCATGAGTGTGCTGGGCTTGCTGATCGCCGTGTTGGGCGTCATGAGTATCATCAGTCTGAAATCGGCCAACCACAACCTCAACGAGGTCTACAGCAATCAGCTGGTATCGACGCAAGCCATCGGCGAGTCGCAGATTCTGCTGGGCCGCGCCCGTTTCACGATGGACCGCGTGATGGTGCATCCCGATGCGGCCGACGCCAAGGATATCCTGGCCCGTGCCGAACAATTCATGGAAGCGTCCAACAAGTCCTGGAAGGTGTACCTGGCCTTGCCGCAAAGCACGGACGAAAAGCGCCTGTCCGACGACATGGACAAGAAACGCAGCGATTACATGAGCAACGGCTTGCTGGTCATGAGCAAGGCTTTGCGTGAAGGCAACGTCGCTCAAGCGGACGGTTTGATGATGACGGGGCTGACGCCGCTGTACCGCACCCTGGACCAGGCAGCCGAAACATTGACGCAATACCAGGCCACGTCGGCCGCCGCGATGTATGCGACCAGTCAGTCCAGTTACCGCACCCAGGTGGCCATGGCCACCGGCGGTATGATAGTCGGCGCCTTGCTGACGATTATTTCCAGCATCTTGCTGCTGCGCGCCATCTTCGGCCCGCTGGACCAGGCCCTGCGCCATTTCGGCGCCATTTCCGACGGCAACCTGGCCAATGACATCGTCATCACGCGCAACGACGAGATGGGCGCCTTGCTGACGGGCTTGCAGAAAATGCAGGAACGCCTGTCGAACACCGTGCGCGGCGTGCGCGACGGCAGCGGCGCCATCGCCACGGCCAGCAATGAAATCGCTTCGGGCAACCTGGATCTGTCCAGCCGCACGGAGCAGCAAGCGTCGAGCCTGGAAGAAACGGCTTCCTCGCTGGAAGAGCTGACCTCGACCGTCAAGCAGAATTCCGACAATGCGCGCCAGGCAAACCAGCTGGCCGTGTCCGCATCGGACGTGGCCGTCAAGGGTGGTGCGCTGGTGGCGCAAGTGGTCGATACCATGGGCACCATCAGCGAATCGTCGAAAAAGATTGCCGACATCATCGGCGTGATCGATGGCATCGCCTTCCAGACCAACATCCTGGCCTTGAATGCGGCCGTGGAAGCGGCGCGTGCCGGCGAACAGGGACGTGGCTTTGCGGTCGTCGCCACGGAAGTGCGCAACCTGGCGCACCGCTCGGCCAGCGCCGCCAAGGACATCAAGATGCTGATCGAAGCGTCGGTACAGAACGTGGGCGCCGGTAGCGAACTGGTCAGCCAGACGGGCACGACGATGGACGAGATCGTGGCCAGCATCCGCCGCGTGACGGACATCATGGGCGAAATCAGCGCCGCCGGCCGCGAGCAGGAACTGGGCATCGGCCAGATCAATCAAGCCGTGGCGGAAATGGATACCGTGACGCAACAGAATGCGGCGCTGGTGGAGGAAGCGGCAGCCGCTTCGGAATCCATGCAGGAGCAGGCGGCCGCGCTGGCCGAGATGGTCAGCATTTTCAAGCTTGACGCGGCCCACAGCGGTCCGGCAGCGGCCAAGCCTGCCTTGCGCAAGCCTGTCGTGGCCGCCGCCAGCACGGTCTTGAAACGCCCGGCGCTGCGCCTGGCGCCGGCCCGCGCCGCTGCTGCACCTGTCGCTGCCGCAAAACCGCGTCCCGCCAAGCCTGCTGCCGATAACAGCGGCGAGTGGGAAGAGTTCTAA